One Gloeothece verrucosa PCC 7822 DNA window includes the following coding sequences:
- a CDS encoding cupredoxin domain-containing protein, whose translation MSDQLRRGLKLVVMLLIVFSLMWQLPAKAASDVTEVKVSLGNNAGELKFFPDHFELVAGKKYKLLLDNPSPTKHYFTSKDFADASWTQKVEAGKVEIKGAIHELELKPTAQAEWVFVPIKAGTYKLHCSVAGHAEAGMTGDIVISPQ comes from the coding sequence ATGAGTGATCAGCTTAGGCGAGGATTAAAGCTTGTTGTAATGCTGTTGATAGTCTTTAGTCTGATGTGGCAATTACCCGCTAAAGCCGCTTCAGATGTTACAGAAGTTAAAGTGAGTTTAGGCAATAATGCAGGAGAGTTAAAATTTTTTCCCGATCATTTTGAGTTGGTGGCCGGAAAAAAATATAAACTTTTACTGGATAATCCCAGTCCCACTAAACACTATTTCACCTCTAAAGACTTTGCTGATGCCAGTTGGACCCAAAAAGTAGAAGCCGGGAAAGTGGAAATCAAAGGAGCCATTCATGAATTAGAGTTAAAACCCACCGCACAAGCCGAATGGGTATTTGTGCCCATCAAAGCCGGAACTTATAAACTCCATTGCTCGGTAGCTGGCCACGCCGAAGCCGGCATGACTGGCGATATCGTCATCTCGCCTCAGTAA
- a CDS encoding NB-ARC domain-containing protein has translation MPRSIKVKPNYLNQVRQSLQRNNYPSQGALALDLGMSRPTINKFFNGKAIDHQNFIEICEQLGLYWQEISEINSDEDELIDSFYEPSIQPIPNNPKRMLISAPDVSKIQGRTKEIEELKKRIIEDKCPLVAIWGFRGLGKTTVAAKIAKDPNIDQEFEYIIWHDLRGVPSLKTILRSIIKVISQQKQLDSFNTIEEGIDSLITYLNEHRCLIVFDDFESICQDKNDKRSEDDSTDCQEYEQLFDKIAGEQHKSCLLLTCRKLPENWYNLNPDKIHSLELEGLNPEEARTILRKKNIFDLPEEEKELIEKCSGNPTFLEMVASNIWEYYQGDITEFLDSNVLSKIESVEQFLEQEYDKSLSTLEQRVVQWLAILQEPVNEKELANICLPILAITLDINVKKLKKALISLKNRSLVQEIEGKYQLQPLVIEFLIVRFVNYICENLKGLLDNNLETINKKNVRDIFNRYLLMQPQAPKRTKDSQIQHILKPVKETLKSKDDRDLNEKMRRIFPIIKYNYLSQPGYAAGNFVNLFWYLNFNPDSPHKPILENYDFSYLTIWEADFRKVFLKNVNFTQAKVKNCAFLQSFGGILSVALSQDNQWLVIGDGSGNVHLYKLENYQLEFYKTYSGHTHWVRTVAISHDNKYIANGGEDRTVHIWERETGNFYKHLKGYDNRIRSIIFSPDSKILATASDDGQVILWNIETEQRIKTYTTDNRYKIHSVLFNSSGNRLIFAKENGYLYQWDWQEQELPDEIGLNGYNFPNNTEKFLRTIALSPDGQLLATGGYDGSIQLWYLATGQFLQSFEGHTNWVRSIIFSNNSQYLISCSEDRTIRIWNLKTGDCLNTLLGHRGRVWAIVLNKQDNLLISVSDDQKIKLWEFPLGKCLNVVQGYTHKIRSVAFSPDDKFLASGSDDGIVRLWNIDTKKCEKTLSGHEGRVWSVAFSPDGKKLVSGSDDRTIRIWNLETDKPELLPLKKYPNWVRSVAFSPKGDYIASSGDDKFIYLYYYSEKEGWKEKFKFEHNDWIHSICFSPDGKTLFSGSDDNLVKKWDIERGEFLLEFSGHTSHVRGIAVSRDGKTLASGSNDRTIKLWDSETKKCKHTLEKQRDWIKTVDFHPNGEIIASGDYDQMIRLWNVKTGELIKTLLGHIEAVSSVAFSHNGKLLASGSEDGTIKLWDVEDVKKYQCLHTFELPKPYEGLNITGVQGLSEPQKNNLKILGAFDLDN, from the coding sequence ATGCCCCGCTCCATCAAAGTCAAACCAAACTACCTTAATCAAGTGCGCCAATCCCTTCAACGCAATAATTACCCTAGTCAGGGAGCATTAGCACTAGACTTAGGAATGTCACGTCCGACGATTAATAAGTTTTTCAATGGAAAAGCAATTGATCATCAAAACTTTATTGAAATTTGTGAACAATTGGGGCTATATTGGCAAGAAATCTCAGAGATTAATAGCGATGAAGATGAGTTAATTGATTCATTTTATGAGCCATCCATTCAGCCAATTCCTAATAATCCTAAACGAATGTTAATCAGTGCCCCTGATGTTTCAAAAATTCAGGGAAGAACTAAAGAAATTGAAGAGCTTAAAAAGAGGATTATTGAAGACAAATGTCCTTTAGTAGCCATCTGGGGGTTTAGAGGATTAGGCAAAACCACTGTAGCCGCAAAAATAGCAAAAGATCCAAATATTGATCAAGAATTTGAATATATTATTTGGCACGACCTTAGAGGAGTTCCTTCTCTAAAAACGATTTTAAGAAGTATTATAAAAGTGATATCTCAACAAAAACAGTTGGATTCCTTCAATACAATTGAGGAAGGAATTGATAGTTTAATCACATATTTAAACGAGCATCGCTGCTTGATTGTTTTTGATGATTTTGAGTCCATTTGTCAAGATAAAAATGATAAAAGATCAGAAGATGATAGTACCGATTGTCAAGAATATGAACAACTTTTTGATAAAATAGCTGGCGAACAGCACAAGAGTTGTTTACTTTTGACTTGCCGAAAATTACCCGAAAATTGGTACAACTTAAATCCTGACAAAATACATTCATTAGAATTAGAAGGATTGAACCCAGAAGAAGCCCGCACTATTCTCAGGAAAAAAAATATATTTGATTTGCCCGAAGAAGAAAAAGAATTAATTGAAAAATGTTCAGGTAATCCAACATTCTTAGAAATGGTAGCTTCTAATATTTGGGAATATTATCAAGGTGATATTACTGAGTTTCTCGATAGTAATGTATTATCTAAGATCGAGAGTGTAGAACAATTCCTAGAGCAAGAGTATGATAAGTCATTATCTACTTTAGAACAAAGAGTTGTACAGTGGTTAGCTATTTTACAAGAACCGGTAAATGAAAAAGAGTTGGCTAATATCTGCTTGCCTATTCTAGCCATAACTCTCGATATTAATGTAAAAAAATTAAAAAAAGCTTTAATTTCTCTAAAAAATCGCTCTTTAGTTCAAGAAATTGAGGGAAAATATCAGCTACAACCTCTTGTTATAGAATTCTTAATTGTTCGATTTGTGAATTATATCTGCGAAAATCTTAAGGGATTATTAGATAATAACTTAGAAACGATTAATAAAAAAAACGTGCGAGACATTTTTAATCGCTATCTTTTGATGCAGCCACAAGCCCCAAAGCGGACTAAAGACAGTCAAATACAACACATTTTAAAGCCTGTTAAAGAAACCTTAAAATCCAAAGATGATCGGGATTTAAATGAAAAAATGAGACGAATTTTTCCGATTATTAAATATAACTATTTGAGTCAACCAGGATATGCCGCAGGAAATTTTGTCAACTTATTTTGGTATCTGAATTTTAATCCAGATTCTCCCCATAAACCTATATTAGAAAATTATGATTTTTCCTATTTAACCATTTGGGAAGCTGACTTTAGAAAGGTTTTTCTTAAAAATGTAAACTTTACCCAAGCCAAGGTTAAAAACTGCGCTTTTCTACAATCTTTTGGAGGTATTTTATCAGTCGCCTTGAGTCAGGACAATCAATGGTTAGTAATAGGAGATGGTAGTGGTAATGTACATTTATACAAACTAGAAAATTATCAACTGGAATTTTATAAAACCTATTCAGGTCATACTCATTGGGTGAGAACAGTTGCTATTAGTCACGATAATAAATATATTGCTAATGGTGGCGAAGATCGAACTGTTCATATTTGGGAGCGAGAAACGGGAAATTTTTATAAACATCTTAAAGGCTATGATAATCGAATTCGCTCAATTATTTTTAGTCCTGACAGCAAAATTTTAGCAACAGCAAGTGATGATGGTCAAGTAATTTTGTGGAACATAGAAACTGAGCAAAGAATAAAAACCTATACTACCGATAATAGATATAAAATTCACTCAGTCCTTTTTAATTCATCGGGAAATCGGTTAATCTTTGCTAAAGAAAATGGATACTTATATCAATGGGATTGGCAAGAGCAAGAATTGCCCGATGAAATTGGCTTAAATGGCTATAATTTCCCTAATAATACCGAGAAATTTTTAAGGACAATTGCCCTAAGTCCAGATGGACAACTGCTGGCAACTGGAGGATATGATGGCAGCATTCAATTATGGTATTTAGCAACAGGTCAATTCTTACAATCTTTTGAAGGACATACTAATTGGGTTCGTTCAATTATTTTTAGTAATAATAGTCAATATTTAATCAGTTGTAGCGAAGATAGAACTATTAGAATTTGGAATCTAAAAACAGGAGACTGTCTAAATACATTATTAGGCCATAGAGGCAGAGTTTGGGCAATTGTCCTGAATAAACAGGATAATCTTTTGATTAGTGTTAGTGACGACCAAAAGATTAAATTATGGGAATTTCCCCTAGGCAAATGTTTAAATGTGGTACAAGGTTATACTCACAAAATTCGCTCAGTTGCCTTTAGTCCTGATGATAAATTCCTCGCTAGTGGAAGTGACGACGGAATCGTTAGATTGTGGAATATCGACACTAAAAAGTGTGAGAAAACTTTGTCAGGACACGAAGGAAGAGTTTGGTCAGTTGCCTTTAGTCCTGATGGCAAAAAATTGGTCAGTGGTAGTGATGATAGAACTATACGTATCTGGAATCTTGAAACTGACAAACCAGAATTACTTCCCTTAAAAAAATATCCTAATTGGGTTCGTTCAGTTGCTTTTAGTCCCAAGGGAGATTACATTGCTAGTAGTGGCGATGATAAATTTATTTACCTCTATTACTATTCAGAAAAAGAAGGATGGAAAGAAAAATTTAAGTTTGAACATAACGATTGGATTCATTCTATTTGTTTTAGTCCTGATGGCAAAACATTGTTCAGTGGTAGTGATGATAATTTGGTGAAAAAATGGGATATAGAAAGGGGAGAATTTTTGTTAGAATTCTCTGGACATACCAGTCATGTGAGAGGGATTGCAGTGAGTCGTGATGGTAAAACTCTCGCTAGTGGTAGCAATGATAGAACTATTAAATTGTGGGATAGCGAAACAAAAAAATGTAAGCATACTTTAGAAAAACAAAGAGACTGGATAAAAACAGTAGACTTTCATCCCAATGGTGAAATCATCGCCAGTGGCGATTACGATCAGATGATTAGATTGTGGAATGTGAAAACCGGCGAATTAATCAAAACTTTACTAGGACATATCGAAGCAGTGTCTTCTGTTGCTTTTTCTCATAACGGAAAACTCTTAGCAAGCGGCAGTGAAGATGGAACGATTAAACTCTGGGATGTTGAAGATGTTAAAAAATACCAATGTCTCCATACTTTTGAACTTCCCAAACCCTATGAAGGACTTAACATTACAGGCGTTCAAGGATTAAGTGAACCTCAAAAAAATAATTTAAAAATTCTAGGCGCGTTCGATCTAGATAATTAA
- a CDS encoding S-methyl-5'-thioadenosine phosphorylase, with product MTQAKIGIIGGSGLYKMDALKDVKEITLDTPFGSPSDALIVGTLEETPVAFLARHGRNHHLMPTELPFRANIHAMKQLGVEYLISASAVGSLQESMKPLDMVIPDQFIDRTKNRISTFFGEGIVAHISFGDPICPNLAKILADAVASLELPDVTLHRNGTYVCMEGPAFSTKAESNLYRSWGASIIGMTNLPEAKLAREAEIAYATLALVTDYDCWHPDHDQVTVEMVIANLQRNAINAQKVIQETVRRLALDPPPSAAHSALQYAILTPLDKVPLSTREKLALFLEKYDK from the coding sequence ATGACACAAGCAAAAATCGGCATCATCGGCGGCAGTGGACTCTATAAAATGGATGCCCTCAAAGATGTCAAAGAAATTACCCTAGATACCCCCTTCGGTTCACCTTCGGATGCTTTAATTGTGGGCACTTTAGAAGAAACACCCGTAGCGTTTTTAGCGCGGCATGGTAGAAATCATCATCTGATGCCCACTGAATTACCTTTTCGGGCTAATATTCACGCCATGAAGCAGTTAGGGGTAGAGTATCTCATTTCTGCCTCGGCGGTAGGTTCCTTACAAGAGTCTATGAAACCCCTAGACATGGTAATTCCCGATCAATTTATTGACCGCACCAAAAACCGCATCTCAACTTTTTTCGGTGAGGGAATTGTGGCCCATATTAGTTTCGGTGACCCCATTTGCCCCAATTTAGCTAAAATTCTTGCTGATGCGGTAGCTAGTTTAGAGTTGCCTGATGTAACGCTTCACCGCAACGGAACTTATGTCTGTATGGAAGGCCCCGCCTTTTCGACAAAAGCCGAATCTAATCTTTATCGGAGTTGGGGCGCGTCAATTATTGGCATGACTAATTTACCCGAAGCCAAACTCGCCAGAGAAGCCGAGATCGCTTATGCTACTTTAGCATTAGTGACCGATTATGACTGTTGGCATCCGGATCACGATCAAGTTACCGTAGAAATGGTTATTGCTAATTTACAACGCAACGCAATTAATGCCCAAAAAGTTATACAAGAAACCGTTCGTCGTTTAGCCCTTGATCCTCCCCCCTCAGCCGCTCATTCTGCTCTACAATATGCTATTCTCACTCCCTTAGATAAAGTTCCACTCTCAACGCGAGAAAAACTGGCATTATTTTTAGAGAAATATGACAAATAA